One stretch of Planococcus sp. PAMC 21323 DNA includes these proteins:
- the gnd gene encoding phosphogluconate dehydrogenase (NAD(+)-dependent, decarboxylating) codes for MEIGIIGLGKMGLNLALNLIDHNHKVVGYDSHAAVEEVGFTQVSSIETMIKELKAPRTLWLMVPAGEITESVIQELTPLLEEGDSIIDGGNSNYKDTVRRAANLKEHGIFFFDCGTSGGTDGARHGICSMIGGDAEKFKTIEPLLKDISVEDGYLYTGEAGSGHFLKMIHNGIEYGMMQSIAEGFDILNKSPFGYDFEKVADVWNNGSIISSYLMEMTKNAFSKDAKLEGIKGVMNSSGEGKWTVETALDLNVPAPVITLSLMMRYRSLEEDTFAGKVVAAQRNEFGGHAVEKK; via the coding sequence TGGCGTTAAACTTAATCGACCATAATCATAAAGTTGTCGGCTACGACAGTCATGCGGCAGTTGAAGAAGTCGGTTTTACTCAAGTTTCTTCTATTGAAACAATGATAAAAGAATTAAAAGCACCGCGCACGTTGTGGTTAATGGTACCAGCTGGTGAAATTACAGAATCGGTTATTCAAGAATTGACTCCGTTACTAGAAGAGGGAGATTCGATTATTGATGGGGGTAACTCTAACTATAAAGATACAGTTCGTCGTGCAGCCAACTTGAAAGAGCATGGAATTTTCTTCTTTGACTGTGGAACAAGTGGGGGAACAGACGGAGCACGTCACGGCATTTGTTCGATGATTGGTGGCGACGCGGAAAAATTTAAAACGATTGAACCTCTTTTGAAAGATATTTCTGTAGAAGACGGCTATTTATATACTGGCGAAGCGGGCAGCGGTCATTTCTTAAAAATGATCCACAACGGAATCGAGTACGGCATGATGCAATCCATTGCTGAAGGCTTTGACATTCTAAACAAAAGTCCATTTGGGTATGATTTTGAAAAAGTGGCTGACGTTTGGAACAACGGTTCCATCATTAGCTCGTATTTAATGGAAATGACCAAAAATGCATTTTCGAAAGACGCGAAACTTGAAGGCATCAAAGGGGTGATGAATTCTTCAGGTGAAGGCAAATGGACAGTAGAAACAGCACTTGATTTGAACGTTCCTGCACCGGTGATTACTTTATCGCTAATGATGCGCTACCGTTCATTAGAAGAAGACACGTTCGCAGGTAAAGTCGTGGCCGCACAACGCAACGAATTTGGTGGGCATGCAGTAGAGAAAAAATAA